A DNA window from Bacteroidota bacterium contains the following coding sequences:
- a CDS encoding alpha/beta hydrolase family protein, with translation MRATLVFLLVASCLALPEATAQHGKVHDMLSMESTILKSERKYAVYLPPDYATSERNYPVLYLLHGAGDDQTGWIQFGEIMHIADKAIREGTATPMIVVMPDADTGIRGYFNDIEKDWRYEDFFFDELMPHVEEKFRIRSQKRYRAIAGLSMGGGGTFMYALHRPDLFSSAAPLSAYVGPLSVQDLKNTMQRWNQRDISGISDEDFEAYFQRHSAVALMENMPVDDIKSVRWFIDCGDDDFLYEGNSLIHIAMRKRDIPHEFRIRDGGHTWTYWRESLPTVLHFVSQAFHQY, from the coding sequence ATGCGCGCCACCCTTGTCTTTTTACTTGTCGCCTCTTGTCTGGCACTCCCCGAAGCTACCGCTCAGCATGGCAAAGTACACGACATGCTTTCAATGGAAAGCACAATCCTCAAAAGTGAGCGCAAGTATGCGGTTTACTTGCCCCCCGATTATGCAACTTCGGAGCGTAATTATCCAGTACTTTACCTATTACACGGCGCCGGCGATGACCAGACCGGCTGGATCCAGTTTGGCGAAATTATGCACATCGCAGACAAAGCCATCCGCGAAGGTACTGCTACACCCATGATTGTTGTCATGCCTGATGCAGACACTGGCATTCGCGGGTATTTCAATGACATCGAAAAAGACTGGCGCTATGAGGACTTTTTCTTCGACGAACTGATGCCGCATGTTGAAGAGAAATTCCGCATCCGGAGCCAAAAACGCTACCGTGCCATTGCCGGCCTCTCCATGGGTGGTGGTGGAACGTTTATGTATGCGCTCCATCGGCCAGACTTGTTCTCATCAGCCGCACCGCTCAGCGCCTACGTTGGACCGCTTTCTGTACAGGACCTAAAAAACACCATGCAACGGTGGAATCAGCGCGACATCTCGGGCATCAGCGATGAAGATTTTGAAGCGTATTTCCAACGGCACAGCGCGGTTGCCCTGATGGAAAACATGCCGGTCGACGACATCAAATCTGTACGGTGGTTTATTGATTGCGGAGATGATGATTTCCTGTATGAAGGCAATTCACTCATCCACATTGCGATGCGCAAACGCGACATACCGCACGAATTCCGCATCCGCGATGGTGGGCACACGTGGACCTATTGGCGCGAAAGCCTGCCTACTGTACTGCACTTTGTCTCTCAGGCCTTTCATCAGTATTAG
- a CDS encoding HAD family hydrolase, giving the protein MHTIHCKAIIFDLDGILVNSNPIAERHWKIWADAKGVSLDHILAIHHGRPTALTIREVAPHLDADAEAARKEKVEADDIDGLSRYAGTYQLLSQLPGGQWAIATSGTRRTATKRLGVVGLPAPEVFITADDVINGKPAPDPYRQAIEGLGFAPDECVVIEDAPAGIKSAKTAGARVIAVTSTNKRPALAEADYIVPAFDQIAVIIGDILEIKLDVR; this is encoded by the coding sequence ATGCATACGATACACTGCAAAGCAATCATTTTTGATCTGGATGGTATCCTGGTTAATTCGAATCCGATTGCTGAGCGGCATTGGAAAATATGGGCAGATGCCAAGGGCGTATCGCTTGATCATATCCTGGCAATTCACCATGGCCGACCTACTGCGCTTACAATCCGCGAAGTAGCGCCTCATCTCGATGCAGATGCCGAGGCCGCCCGCAAGGAGAAAGTTGAAGCAGATGATATCGATGGCCTGAGCCGGTATGCCGGCACATACCAATTGCTGAGCCAGCTGCCAGGTGGACAGTGGGCCATCGCAACCAGTGGCACGCGAAGAACTGCCACCAAGCGATTGGGGGTTGTAGGACTGCCTGCCCCGGAGGTGTTTATTACCGCAGATGACGTGATAAACGGGAAGCCTGCGCCTGATCCCTATCGCCAGGCCATAGAAGGGCTCGGTTTTGCGCCTGATGAATGCGTAGTCATTGAAGACGCGCCTGCCGGAATCAAATCTGCAAAAACGGCCGGCGCCCGGGTTATTGCTGTCACGTCCACCAATAAACGACCGGCGCTAGCTGAGGCTGACTACATCGTGCCGGCTTTCGATCAGATTGCCGTCATTATTGGCGACATCCTTGAGATCAAGCTTGATGTAAGGTAA
- a CDS encoding cytochrome c peroxidase, producing MKTLLSLCTLLLVTAAFVASPLHDEFDKTRLPAAVSSADFYDATIVTPAKVELGRALFFDKILSGNKNISCATCHHPQFASGDGVALAFGEGPSGLGPDREQGTTKARAVHERVPRNAPALFNLGATEFTTLFHDGRVESDTAGYYEGGFITPAKWKLHKGLDNVLAAQAMFPVTSPTEMAGQKGENPIADARALNNVAGPNGVWELLAGRLQTIPAYVALFDEAYPGAISQPEDITFVMAANAIAAFEAASFKTTESTYDQYLAGNTKLSVEAQAGLELFYGKAQCYTCHGGKFQTDHDFHAIAMPQIGPGKADGYNADYWRATGLKAFPEDYGRGRVTFREEDRYKFRTPSLRNVAETGPWGHSGAYDDLESVVRHHLDPVTSLNSYTLTEDQLLAMEQVIETTADGPRLIDDWLSEKRRDDFLARDSWVQQHPELRQYIADANELDPVSLSNSEVDNLLTFLHTLTDSSTLNLQHLVPLAVPSGLPVEE from the coding sequence ATGAAAACGCTTCTAAGCCTGTGCACCTTGCTTCTGGTAACAGCGGCATTTGTAGCAAGTCCTTTGCACGACGAATTCGACAAGACGCGTCTGCCTGCCGCAGTTTCCAGCGCAGATTTCTATGACGCAACCATCGTAACGCCAGCCAAAGTTGAATTGGGCCGGGCACTCTTTTTTGACAAAATCCTGAGCGGCAACAAAAACATCTCTTGCGCTACATGCCACCATCCACAATTTGCCAGTGGCGACGGCGTGGCCCTGGCGTTTGGCGAAGGCCCATCAGGGCTTGGACCAGACCGTGAGCAAGGCACAACAAAGGCGCGCGCTGTACATGAGCGTGTACCACGCAACGCCCCTGCCCTGTTTAACCTTGGCGCAACAGAATTCACCACCCTGTTTCATGACGGGCGCGTAGAATCGGACACAGCCGGCTACTACGAAGGAGGATTTATCACACCAGCCAAATGGAAGCTACACAAGGGCCTCGATAACGTACTGGCAGCGCAGGCCATGTTTCCGGTCACCTCTCCTACCGAGATGGCTGGACAAAAAGGGGAAAACCCGATTGCTGATGCGCGGGCACTAAACAATGTCGCCGGCCCGAATGGTGTGTGGGAATTACTAGCCGGCCGGCTGCAAACCATCCCTGCCTATGTTGCGCTCTTCGATGAAGCTTATCCGGGCGCAATCAGTCAACCGGAAGACATCACCTTTGTCATGGCTGCCAATGCCATTGCCGCTTTTGAGGCAGCCTCATTTAAAACAACAGAAAGCACCTATGACCAGTACCTTGCGGGCAACACCAAGTTGTCTGTCGAGGCACAAGCCGGACTCGAGTTGTTTTACGGCAAAGCCCAATGTTATACTTGCCATGGCGGAAAATTCCAAACGGATCATGACTTTCACGCGATTGCAATGCCCCAAATAGGTCCTGGCAAAGCTGATGGCTACAATGCGGATTATTGGCGCGCAACGGGCCTGAAGGCATTTCCCGAAGACTACGGGCGTGGACGCGTGACCTTCCGCGAAGAAGACCGCTACAAGTTTCGTACGCCATCGCTGCGTAATGTGGCGGAAACAGGTCCGTGGGGACACAGTGGCGCTTACGATGATCTAGAATCGGTTGTCCGCCACCACCTTGACCCGGTTACCTCGCTGAATAGCTATACATTGACAGAAGATCAATTGCTGGCGATGGAGCAGGTTATCGAAACCACGGCTGACGGCCCACGGCTCATCGATGATTGGCTAAGCGAAAAGCGGAGGGACGATTTCCTTGCACGCGACTCCTGGGTGCAGCAACACCCCGAGCTGCGGCAATACATCGCAGATGCCAATGAACTGGACCCGGTAAGTTTATCAAATTCGGAAGTAGACAACCTGTTAACATTCCTGCATACCCTAACGGATTCCAGCACATTGAACCTGCAGCACCTGGTCCCGCTTGCAGTGCCGAGTGGGCTGCCTGTTGAGGAGTGA
- a CDS encoding alpha/beta hydrolase translates to MRLLRIALKWCGYALLAILIIFFILLVIPEREVVPAIEPTSSTAYWQMSEGFDIAYQFLPAQTDSAKSPVIYLHGGPGGYVHSSIVHTLGALTALGYPVYFYDQRGSGRSDRLEKFSDVSFEKHLSDLHEIITQHIGAEQSILMGQSFGTNIIAHYASRHPGRVEKMILSSPGTLSPPRMIDSRYARLDSLYPTPDSLAFIAPDNPFKESNRAVLKPKAIVATTGALLFDAKFVSDKQMDRILNGMASKFTKGMVCDVENVLPEEGGGGLYAYLATNNDDVPDPRGAMATINSPVLVLQGQCDYVGFARAYEYVDLFPNASYAFIENAGHEIWWEEKEVYLSRISDFLD, encoded by the coding sequence ATGCGTCTGCTACGAATTGCTCTGAAATGGTGTGGCTATGCTTTACTAGCCATCTTGATCATCTTTTTCATTTTGCTGGTTATCCCCGAAAGGGAAGTGGTGCCGGCCATAGAGCCCACGTCGTCAACGGCATACTGGCAGATGTCGGAAGGCTTCGATATTGCCTATCAATTTCTGCCGGCACAGACAGATTCGGCCAAGTCACCCGTAATTTACCTGCATGGCGGTCCCGGGGGCTATGTGCACTCAAGCATTGTACATACGCTCGGTGCATTGACTGCATTAGGATATCCCGTCTACTTCTATGACCAGCGAGGATCCGGACGATCTGATCGGTTGGAGAAATTCAGCGATGTAAGTTTTGAGAAACACCTATCCGACTTGCACGAAATCATTACGCAACACATTGGGGCCGAGCAATCCATTTTGATGGGGCAGTCGTTTGGTACAAACATCATTGCGCATTATGCTTCGCGCCATCCAGGCCGAGTTGAGAAAATGATTCTTTCTTCACCAGGCACACTGTCGCCACCACGCATGATCGACAGCCGGTATGCCCGGCTTGATTCCCTGTACCCAACCCCAGACTCCCTTGCGTTCATTGCACCTGATAACCCGTTTAAGGAATCCAATCGGGCAGTGCTAAAACCTAAGGCGATCGTGGCTACTACGGGTGCCTTGTTGTTTGATGCGAAATTTGTGTCGGACAAGCAGATGGACCGTATCCTGAACGGTATGGCATCGAAATTTACAAAGGGCATGGTCTGCGACGTAGAGAATGTTTTGCCTGAAGAAGGGGGAGGTGGACTTTACGCTTATTTGGCAACCAACAACGACGATGTGCCAGATCCTCGTGGTGCGATGGCTACTATAAATTCACCGGTTCTGGTGTTGCAGGGACAGTGTGACTACGTTGGATTTGCACGCGCCTATGAGTACGTCGATCTGTTTCCCAATGCCTCCTATGCCTTCATCGAAAACGCCGGCCACGAAATTTGGTGGGAGGAAAAGGAGGTGTACCTGTCGCGCATAAGTGATTTTTTGGACTGA
- a CDS encoding gluconate transporter, protein MTAAPYWPFIVLGLGILTVVILIARLRIHAFLSLMISAVVVGVLSGQLPGDDATAHLLRAVELPMLEFGRIAGQIAFVIALAAIIGTAMMESGAAGKIVNSLINVFGEGKTAIALIASSLVLAIPVFFDTVFFLLIPLAAALRLKTGNNYVLFVMAIAGGAAITHHLVPPTPGPLIMAENMQVDLGLTIMAGLLAAIIPAITVYYGGKYINQKWDIPFRGSIATSGDSKSAKESDWTPGLFLSLLPVVLPVLLISLSTIFGLSEDGASLFFSFLGNKNVAMLLGTMIAMWLWAHKKGWRIGDLGDAVSEPLQIAGIIILITCAGGAFGAMIKLAGIADAVAWATADFQISFILLGWVTAAVMKIAQGSGTVAMITASSIMFAIIGDGSTLSYHPIYVLMAIGFGAMFISWMNDSGFWVVAKLGGFTEKETLRTWTVMLGLIGLVGLLQLLIAAAIFPMV, encoded by the coding sequence ATGACTGCAGCCCCCTACTGGCCCTTTATCGTACTGGGCCTTGGTATTCTCACCGTTGTAATTCTTATTGCACGCCTTCGCATCCATGCATTCCTTTCACTGATGATCTCCGCTGTAGTGGTGGGTGTTTTAAGCGGACAATTGCCGGGCGACGACGCTACTGCACATTTACTGCGCGCTGTTGAGCTTCCCATGCTGGAGTTTGGCCGTATTGCCGGCCAGATCGCTTTTGTAATTGCACTTGCAGCCATAATCGGCACCGCAATGATGGAAAGCGGGGCTGCAGGCAAAATTGTAAACAGCCTGATTAATGTCTTTGGTGAAGGGAAAACGGCAATTGCCCTGATTGCAAGTAGTCTTGTACTCGCGATTCCCGTATTTTTTGATACCGTATTTTTCCTGCTGATTCCCCTTGCAGCAGCATTGCGTCTGAAAACAGGTAACAACTACGTGCTTTTTGTGATGGCTATTGCAGGCGGTGCAGCCATTACACATCACCTGGTCCCACCCACCCCCGGCCCGCTCATCATGGCGGAAAACATGCAGGTTGATCTTGGCTTAACGATTATGGCCGGCCTGTTGGCAGCTATCATTCCGGCCATCACGGTATACTATGGGGGGAAATACATCAATCAGAAATGGGACATCCCCTTCAGGGGCTCGATTGCAACATCAGGCGATAGCAAATCCGCCAAAGAAAGTGATTGGACACCTGGCCTGTTCCTCTCACTCTTACCTGTTGTTCTACCTGTACTCTTGATCAGTCTTTCAACAATTTTTGGCCTTTCGGAAGATGGTGCATCGCTCTTCTTCAGCTTCCTGGGCAACAAAAACGTTGCTATGTTACTCGGCACCATGATAGCCATGTGGTTGTGGGCTCATAAAAAAGGCTGGCGCATTGGTGACCTGGGTGATGCTGTAAGTGAGCCGTTGCAGATTGCCGGCATTATCATTCTTATCACCTGTGCCGGCGGTGCGTTTGGTGCCATGATCAAGCTGGCCGGCATCGCAGACGCCGTTGCCTGGGCAACTGCAGATTTTCAGATCAGCTTTATTTTGCTTGGCTGGGTCACAGCAGCTGTAATGAAAATTGCACAAGGTTCCGGAACGGTGGCCATGATCACCGCATCAAGTATTATGTTTGCCATCATAGGTGACGGCAGCACACTCAGTTATCACCCCATCTATGTGCTGATGGCCATTGGCTTTGGCGCCATGTTCATCTCATGGATGAACGATAGCGGGTTCTGGGTCGTCGCAAAGCTCGGTGGATTCACCGAAAAAGAGACGCTCCGCACCTGGACGGTTATGCTTGGCTTAATCGGCCTCGTCGGGTTGCTGCAACTCCTTATTGCTGCAGCGATCTTCCCAATGGTATAA
- a CDS encoding DUF362 domain-containing protein, protein MFDRLNINIAGGLDIPLPPMAGVQQQFANHGLVDVSDAVAAAVNNIEASAGIKPGDRIAVGVGSRGISNLAQAVRALVDTLKAWGAHPFIFPAMGSHGGATAAGQAKVLASYGVTEARMGVPIRATMDTVLVTHMADGTPLYMDQFAHEADGVVLINRIKPHTTVRGNFQSGIVKMMIIGMGKIQGATIMHGDHGMDTFDRVLPKAAEALMPHIPFRFGVALLEDAYDHTSHAEALLPDKLLEREKDLLNAATAMMARLHFDQIDVLVIDQIGKEISGSGFDPNIAGRNSRGVHGFDKPEIAKLVLLGLTEQTYGNATGIGLADVITQQLFNNIDFASTYANVITSAYLDGAAVPIVMPNSKDAVSLAVKTVLRVKPADARIVRIRDTLSLDKIFVSEPMLPEVTTHASLTLKKEPAPMQWTPAEFSF, encoded by the coding sequence ATGTTTGACCGGCTCAATATCAACATTGCAGGCGGACTTGATATTCCGCTGCCGCCAATGGCTGGCGTTCAGCAACAGTTTGCCAACCATGGCCTTGTTGATGTTTCGGATGCGGTCGCAGCTGCAGTTAACAACATTGAAGCCAGCGCCGGCATCAAGCCGGGTGACCGCATAGCCGTAGGGGTTGGGAGCCGTGGCATATCCAACCTTGCACAGGCCGTACGCGCCCTGGTCGACACACTCAAAGCCTGGGGTGCACATCCTTTCATATTTCCGGCCATGGGCAGCCACGGTGGTGCAACGGCTGCCGGGCAGGCCAAAGTGCTTGCATCTTACGGTGTAACGGAAGCGCGTATGGGGGTGCCCATCCGGGCAACAATGGATACAGTGCTGGTCACCCACATGGCAGATGGCACGCCGTTGTACATGGATCAGTTTGCACACGAGGCGGATGGGGTTGTGCTCATCAACCGCATAAAGCCACACACAACGGTGCGTGGCAATTTCCAGAGCGGGATTGTCAAAATGATGATTATCGGCATGGGCAAAATCCAGGGCGCCACGATCATGCATGGCGATCATGGCATGGACACCTTCGACCGTGTGCTCCCAAAAGCGGCTGAAGCACTTATGCCGCATATCCCCTTCCGATTTGGCGTAGCGCTGCTTGAAGATGCTTATGATCATACGTCACATGCAGAAGCCCTCCTACCTGACAAACTCCTGGAGCGAGAGAAGGACCTGTTAAATGCAGCCACGGCCATGATGGCCCGACTGCATTTTGACCAGATTGATGTGCTGGTAATCGATCAGATTGGGAAGGAAATCAGCGGCTCTGGTTTTGACCCCAACATCGCCGGCCGCAACAGCCGTGGGGTGCATGGTTTTGATAAACCAGAAATTGCCAAGCTTGTATTGTTAGGCCTTACAGAACAGACCTACGGCAATGCCACAGGTATCGGCCTGGCAGACGTGATTACCCAGCAGCTTTTTAACAACATAGACTTCGCATCAACCTATGCCAACGTCATCACAAGCGCCTACCTGGATGGCGCCGCTGTGCCCATTGTCATGCCGAACAGCAAAGACGCGGTGAGCCTGGCAGTCAAAACAGTACTCCGCGTAAAGCCAGCGGATGCCCGCATTGTGCGCATTCGGGACACGTTGAGTCTCGATAAGATCTTTGTTTCGGAGCCCATGTTACCCGAAGTTACCACCCACGCTTCCCTTACATTAAAAAAAGAGCCGGCGCCAATGCAGTGGACACCAGCCGAATTTTCATTTTAA
- a CDS encoding FKBP-type peptidyl-prolyl cis-trans isomerase yields the protein MPFLDTPTWQMKHIFSMLACTALLAVAGSGCDNEAENPFTPIVIPPPAIVADTLYTETDTGLKFYELAVGEGSLAEDGFVVQYHYILWRQDSTVVTSSYLNGLASVLLLDDNTGLIPGWREGLDGMRTGGFRQLQIPPALGFGSTGSQSLGIGSDETLYMELALIGVGVAVENN from the coding sequence ATGCCTTTTTTAGACACGCCTACATGGCAAATGAAGCACATTTTCAGCATGCTTGCATGTACTGCTTTGCTGGCCGTTGCCGGCTCCGGTTGCGACAACGAAGCTGAAAACCCTTTTACCCCCATCGTCATTCCACCGCCAGCCATTGTAGCTGATACGCTCTACACAGAAACAGATACCGGACTCAAATTTTACGAATTGGCTGTTGGCGAAGGATCGCTTGCAGAAGACGGTTTTGTCGTCCAATATCATTACATCCTGTGGCGACAGGACAGTACCGTTGTAACCAGTTCTTACCTGAACGGCCTTGCTTCTGTACTCTTACTGGATGATAACACGGGTTTAATTCCAGGCTGGCGCGAAGGCCTCGACGGCATGCGAACCGGCGGATTTCGGCAGTTACAAATCCCTCCTGCGCTCGGTTTTGGCTCTACAGGTAGTCAAAGCCTGGGCATTGGATCTGATGAAACCCTCTACATGGAGCTTGCCCTGATTGGTGTTGGCGTTGCTGTTGAAAACAACTAA
- a CDS encoding peptidylprolyl isomerase codes for MVQKFLFLLLLFVIGAQSANAQGMPDEDIRKAAPDSFLVKFETSKGSFDAMVHRAWGPLAADRFYHLVRLEYFDEVSIFRVVPNYVAQFGIHNEEKVNRAWRKLGIKDEPVVKSNLKGTISFARGGPKTRTNQVFINLSDNVNLDTYPAAGIVGYPPIAEIVSGMEVIDTFNGQYGNGPTMRQDSINVHGREFLDRHFPGLDFIKTVRIVETF; via the coding sequence ATGGTTCAAAAGTTCCTGTTTTTGCTTCTGTTGTTCGTAATTGGGGCCCAATCGGCAAATGCACAGGGTATGCCGGATGAAGACATCCGTAAAGCAGCCCCGGACAGCTTTCTCGTTAAGTTTGAAACGAGTAAAGGCAGCTTTGATGCGATGGTCCACCGCGCATGGGGCCCCCTGGCCGCTGATCGCTTCTACCATCTTGTGCGGTTGGAGTACTTCGATGAAGTCTCCATCTTTCGCGTGGTACCCAACTATGTGGCCCAGTTTGGCATTCACAATGAGGAGAAGGTGAACCGCGCCTGGCGAAAGCTTGGTATCAAAGACGAGCCGGTAGTGAAGAGTAATTTGAAAGGGACCATCTCTTTTGCCCGTGGGGGCCCAAAAACTCGTACAAATCAAGTCTTTATCAATTTGTCGGACAACGTAAACTTAGATACTTATCCTGCGGCCGGCATCGTCGGCTATCCACCGATTGCAGAGATTGTGTCGGGGATGGAAGTCATTGACACCTTCAACGGCCAGTACGGCAATGGCCCCACAATGCGGCAAGACTCTATCAATGTCCATGGCCGTGAATTCCTCGACCGCCATTTTCCGGGACTTGATTTCATCAAGACGGTCCGGATTGTTGAGACGTTCTAA